From Aquabacter sp. L1I39, the proteins below share one genomic window:
- a CDS encoding MFS transporter has product MKTALFRSHGPLFLAVFLDIFSFGLMYPLIVSLFDGPGFGGQVTPENRDTLMALAFSLFPIGAFFGCSLLGELSDAFGRRRTLVVCMGGLALAYGLMWLSLEINLLWLFFLGRVVAGLMSGTAPIAQASMVDAVAEEERGAAMAQVTAVNTLGLLAGPAIGGGLGHFDFRAPLAFALVLCALNTWLLARARFGEEAPRRAFQFSWSQPFLLFARLKERPAAVPALASFFLFQLGFLIYYTFILVLMQRVYGFGTAGIGLFSVVMGLGFMAGSAFFYGRVAEWLKEERKIAILGHAICGTLLIASALPVPAIGQMALTVVICIANVFGYVSLLTAASSRVPETERGWVLGLSAAGVAVCVFLSGFLTRLLSTLPVESFLVLGGVLVLIAILPALAIRPAAGETGAEQPTR; this is encoded by the coding sequence CTTCCTGGACATCTTTTCCTTCGGCCTGATGTACCCGCTCATCGTGTCCCTGTTCGACGGGCCGGGATTTGGCGGGCAGGTCACGCCGGAAAACCGCGACACGCTGATGGCGTTGGCCTTCTCGCTGTTTCCCATTGGCGCCTTCTTCGGCTGCTCGCTGCTGGGCGAACTCTCCGACGCCTTCGGCCGGCGGCGCACCCTGGTGGTGTGCATGGGCGGGCTGGCGCTGGCCTATGGGCTCATGTGGCTGTCGCTGGAAATCAACCTGCTCTGGCTGTTCTTCCTCGGCCGCGTGGTGGCCGGCCTCATGTCCGGCACCGCGCCCATTGCCCAGGCCAGCATGGTGGATGCGGTGGCGGAAGAGGAGCGCGGCGCGGCCATGGCGCAGGTGACCGCCGTCAACACGCTGGGCCTTCTGGCAGGGCCCGCCATTGGCGGCGGGCTCGGCCATTTCGACTTCCGGGCGCCCTTGGCCTTCGCGCTCGTCCTGTGCGCGCTCAACACCTGGCTGCTCGCCCGCGCCCGCTTCGGCGAGGAGGCGCCGCGCCGGGCGTTCCAGTTCAGCTGGAGCCAGCCCTTCCTGCTGTTCGCGCGGCTGAAGGAGCGGCCTGCGGCGGTGCCGGCGCTCGCCTCCTTCTTCCTGTTCCAGCTGGGTTTTCTCATCTACTACACCTTCATCCTGGTGCTGATGCAGCGCGTCTATGGCTTCGGCACCGCCGGCATCGGGCTGTTCTCGGTGGTGATGGGGCTCGGCTTCATGGCGGGCTCCGCCTTCTTCTATGGCCGGGTGGCGGAGTGGCTGAAGGAAGAGCGCAAGATCGCCATTCTCGGCCATGCCATCTGCGGCACATTGCTCATCGCTTCCGCCCTGCCGGTGCCGGCCATCGGGCAGATGGCGCTCACGGTGGTCATCTGCATTGCCAATGTGTTCGGCTATGTGTCGCTCTTGACCGCCGCCTCCAGCCGGGTGCCGGAGACCGAGCGGGGCTGGGTGCTCGGCCTGTCCGCCGCGGGGGTGGCGGTCTGCGTCTTCCTCTCCGGTTTCCTGACGCGACTCCTGAGCACCTTGCCGGTGGAGAGCTTTCTCGTGCTGGGTGGCGTCCTGGTGCTCATCGCCATCCTCCCCGCGCTCGCCATCCGCCCGGCGGCGGGGGAGACGGGCGCGGAGCAGCCAACGCGTTGA
- a CDS encoding DUF2778 domain-containing protein, with the protein MTYIAWTHDEAPVRDRRRRPRQGAPISFIGALVIATGAIGAAAAIAVHGNPWAGGAPVTTSHLSPLSPISRFLPPRPPRTEPFALAVAGEAVAEAATLPSAGAVPVEPGWMTAAMPFDMRAASLELAQAEMEEVVADVATAGIPLPARNPLLALRTPTAEALADAAQKDGIRLIAPPRPIVGPQPRPERQMASLAPVAPDEERQPRVLERAPEPDEPSTGITLPTPGSRFALYDIEGGTVYLPSGERLEAHSGYGENFDKPTSVHRRMVGPTPPNTYKLTMREALFHGVEAIRLTPIGDGKMYGRDGFLVHTYMLGARGDSNGCVSVRDYQRFLTAYKRGDFNRLVVVPRLPPSAGQTPSLLSWLIPKANAAPAKSR; encoded by the coding sequence ATGACCTATATTGCCTGGACCCATGACGAGGCCCCCGTCCGGGACCGCCGTCGCCGCCCCCGGCAGGGTGCGCCCATCAGCTTCATCGGCGCGCTGGTGATCGCCACCGGCGCCATCGGCGCAGCCGCGGCCATCGCCGTCCACGGCAATCCGTGGGCCGGGGGGGCGCCGGTGACCACCTCGCACCTCTCCCCGCTCTCGCCCATCTCCCGGTTCCTGCCGCCACGGCCGCCGCGCACCGAGCCGTTCGCGCTGGCCGTCGCCGGCGAGGCGGTGGCGGAGGCGGCCACCTTGCCGTCCGCTGGCGCGGTGCCGGTGGAGCCAGGCTGGATGACCGCCGCAATGCCCTTCGACATGCGCGCCGCCAGCCTCGAACTGGCCCAGGCGGAGATGGAGGAAGTGGTGGCGGACGTGGCCACCGCCGGCATCCCCTTGCCCGCCCGCAATCCCCTGCTCGCCTTGCGCACGCCCACCGCCGAAGCGCTGGCGGACGCGGCGCAGAAGGACGGCATCCGCCTCATCGCCCCGCCCCGGCCCATCGTGGGGCCGCAGCCCCGCCCCGAGCGGCAGATGGCCTCGCTGGCCCCGGTGGCGCCGGACGAGGAGCGCCAGCCCCGCGTGCTCGAACGCGCGCCCGAACCGGACGAGCCGTCCACGGGCATCACCTTGCCCACCCCCGGCAGCCGCTTTGCGCTCTATGACATCGAGGGTGGCACGGTCTACCTGCCCAGCGGCGAGCGGCTGGAGGCCCATTCGGGCTATGGCGAGAATTTCGACAAGCCCACCAGCGTCCACCGGCGCATGGTCGGCCCGACCCCGCCCAACACCTACAAGCTGACCATGCGCGAGGCGCTGTTCCACGGCGTGGAGGCCATCCGCCTCACCCCCATCGGCGACGGCAAGATGTATGGCCGCGACGGCTTCCTGGTGCACACTTATATGCTGGGCGCGCGCGGGGATTCCAATGGCTGCGTCTCGGTGCGGGACTATCAGCGGTTCCTGACCGCCTATAAGCGGGGCGACTTCAACCGCCTGGTGGTGGTGCCCCGCCTGCCGCCCTCCGCCGGACAGACGCCCTCGCTTCTGTCGTGGCTGATTCCCAAGGCCAATGCCGCACCTGCCAAGTCCCGCTGA
- a CDS encoding HpcH/HpaI aldolase/citrate lyase family protein produces MSPFSPPFSPPASVRPARLCRTWMFLEGANESVLAAAPACGADVLIQELEDFTPPALRPKAREMAPRIYAGWRAAGAVVAVRVNPLADGGLEDLEAVMAGRPDIVALPKVAEPRQVAELDAHVSRLEQAYGYPSGSTALLPNIEFARGLVQLGAIAAASPRVTACLLAAEDLAADLGAEREPDSLELAYARQRFLVECVAAGIVAVDCPYTWADREGADRDARWARRLGYRAKSAVDPAHAPVITAAFTPASAEVEAAERLVRAFEAAREKGEARVELDGALVEVPGYLTAKRRLARAAELSSWRPGGA; encoded by the coding sequence ATGTCCCCCTTCTCGCCCCCCTTCTCGCCCCCTGCCTCCGTTCGCCCGGCACGCCTTTGCCGCACCTGGATGTTCCTGGAAGGCGCCAATGAGAGCGTGCTGGCGGCCGCGCCCGCCTGCGGGGCCGATGTCCTGATCCAGGAGCTGGAGGATTTCACCCCGCCCGCCTTGCGCCCCAAGGCCCGCGAGATGGCGCCGCGCATCTATGCCGGCTGGCGCGCGGCGGGGGCGGTGGTGGCGGTGCGCGTAAATCCGCTCGCGGACGGGGGGCTTGAGGATCTGGAGGCGGTGATGGCCGGGCGGCCGGACATCGTGGCCTTGCCCAAGGTGGCCGAGCCGCGGCAGGTGGCGGAGCTGGATGCCCACGTCAGCCGGCTCGAACAGGCCTATGGCTATCCATCCGGCAGCACGGCACTGCTGCCCAATATCGAATTCGCCCGTGGGCTGGTGCAACTGGGCGCCATCGCGGCGGCAAGCCCGCGCGTCACCGCCTGCCTCCTGGCGGCGGAGGATCTCGCCGCCGATCTTGGCGCCGAGCGCGAGCCCGACAGCCTGGAACTGGCCTATGCCCGCCAGCGCTTCCTGGTGGAATGCGTGGCGGCCGGCATCGTTGCGGTGGATTGCCCCTATACCTGGGCGGATCGGGAAGGCGCGGACCGCGATGCCCGCTGGGCCCGGCGCCTGGGCTACCGGGCCAAGAGCGCGGTAGACCCCGCCCATGCGCCGGTCATCACCGCCGCCTTCACGCCCGCGTCGGCGGAGGTGGAAGCCGCCGAGCGGCTGGTGCGTGCCTTCGAGGCGGCGCGGGAAAAGGGCGAAGCGCGGGTGGAACTGGACGGGGCGCTGGTGGAAGTGCCCGGCTATCTCACTGCAAAGCGGCGTCTCGCGCGGGCGGCGGAGCTTTCAAGCTGGCGGCCGGGCGGCGCCTGA
- a CDS encoding methyl-accepting chemotaxis protein, translating to MPAVALKRNDISATSRMPLLEALPVAVMLVDPRTFRITYVNAKSKALLRSIQSVLPVPAEAVVGQSMDIFHKDGARVRQHLSDMRNLPHSARIHAGSEILDLHVDAVRDARGNCEYLQLTWSVMTATVKAEARNARLLQMLEELPVNVMTCDRETLRIDYANKTSIETLRRIEAHLPIKADALIGTCIDVFHKNPHHQRKMLADASYLPHEARIRVGPETLHLRVTAITGPDGSYDGPMVTWSLITDNITLADRVTGIVSDMRRTSEAGEGASAQLLSLTERSEEMANTVSSSATEMSATFDEITHQIRRASTMSREVTERATASNALVGGLTTSVERISNVTALIEKIAAQTNLLALNATIEAARVGEAGKGFAVVAQEVKALALQTANATQDIRHQVEAVQHSAASAAGAVGEITHSVGELSNVFTGLSAAVDEQAAINRSVSESIVGVSTASSQIRNAATGVRTVAGEVSGFAERLTSEVETLLKH from the coding sequence ATGCCGGCCGTCGCCCTCAAGCGCAATGACATCTCCGCCACGTCTCGGATGCCCCTGCTGGAGGCGCTGCCGGTGGCGGTGATGCTGGTGGACCCCCGCACTTTCCGCATCACCTATGTCAACGCCAAGTCCAAGGCGCTGCTGCGCTCCATCCAGTCGGTGCTGCCGGTGCCAGCCGAGGCTGTGGTGGGCCAGTCCATGGACATCTTCCACAAGGACGGGGCGCGCGTGCGCCAGCATCTGTCCGACATGCGCAACCTGCCCCACTCCGCCCGCATCCATGCCGGCAGCGAGATTCTCGACCTCCATGTGGACGCGGTGCGCGACGCCCGCGGCAATTGCGAGTACCTCCAGCTCACCTGGAGCGTGATGACCGCCACGGTCAAGGCTGAGGCCCGCAATGCCCGCCTGCTGCAGATGCTGGAGGAATTGCCGGTCAACGTAATGACCTGCGACCGCGAGACGCTGCGAATCGACTATGCCAACAAGACCTCCATCGAGACCTTGCGCCGCATCGAAGCCCATCTGCCCATCAAGGCGGATGCCCTTATCGGCACCTGTATCGATGTCTTCCACAAGAACCCGCACCACCAGCGCAAGATGCTGGCCGATGCCAGCTACCTCCCCCACGAGGCCCGCATCCGCGTCGGCCCGGAGACGTTGCACCTGCGCGTGACCGCAATTACCGGGCCGGACGGCTCCTATGACGGCCCCATGGTCACCTGGTCGCTGATTACAGACAACATCACTTTGGCGGACCGCGTCACCGGCATCGTCTCCGACATGCGCCGCACCTCGGAGGCGGGCGAGGGCGCAAGCGCGCAATTGCTCTCCCTGACCGAGCGCAGCGAGGAGATGGCCAATACGGTCTCCTCATCGGCGACGGAAATGTCGGCCACCTTCGACGAGATCACCCATCAGATCCGCCGAGCCTCCACCATGTCGCGGGAGGTGACGGAGCGGGCGACCGCCTCCAACGCCCTGGTGGGCGGCCTGACCACCAGCGTCGAGCGCATCTCCAATGTCACCGCGCTGATCGAGAAGATCGCCGCCCAGACCAACCTGCTCGCCCTGAACGCCACCATCGAGGCGGCGCGCGTCGGCGAGGCGGGCAAGGGCTTCGCGGTGGTGGCCCAGGAGGTCAAGGCCCTGGCGCTGCAGACCGCCAATGCCACCCAGGACATCCGCCACCAGGTGGAAGCCGTGCAGCACAGCGCCGCCTCGGCGGCCGGTGCGGTGGGCGAGATCACCCACAGCGTCGGCGAACTGAGCAATGTGTTCACTGGCCTGTCGGCAGCGGTGGACGAGCAGGCGGCCATCAACCGCTCGGTCAGCGAGAGCATTGTCGGCGTCTCGACGGCCTCCTCGCAGATCCGCAATGCGGCCACCGGCGTGCGCACCGTGGCCGGCGAGGTGTCCGGCTTCGCAGAGCGCCTCACCTCCGAGGTGGAAACGCTGCTGAAGCACTGA
- a CDS encoding dihydroorotase, protein MADSFDLILKGGTLVTPAGIGAADIGVTAGRIRAIGSLSSAAAGEVVDCTGLTILPGVIDTQVHFREPGLDHKEDLESGSRAAVMGGVTAVFEMPNTNPQTTSAAALEDKLKRANGRMHCDFAFYVGGTHENVADLPELERLPGAAGIKVFIGSSTGSLLVADDPGVKAILKVIRRRAAFHCEDEPRLNERKSLRVPGDSSSHPVWRDEVAALTATRRLVTLAREVGARVHVLHVTTAEEMAYLADHKDVASVEVTPHHLTMTAPDCYQRLGTLAQMNPPVREARHKDGLWAGIASGVVDVLGSDHAPHTLEEKAKDYPNTPSGMTGVQTLVPMMLDHVAAGRLSLERFVDLTSAGPARLFNIACKGRIVEGYDADFTVVDLKRRVTITRDWIASKSQWSPYEGVEVTGWPVGTFVRGRKVMWEGELTGPSGGSAVRFLETLQGA, encoded by the coding sequence ATGGCTGATAGCTTCGACCTCATCCTCAAGGGCGGCACGCTCGTCACCCCCGCCGGCATCGGCGCCGCCGACATCGGCGTCACCGCCGGCCGCATTCGCGCCATTGGCAGCCTTTCGAGCGCCGCGGCGGGCGAGGTGGTGGACTGCACGGGGCTCACCATCCTGCCCGGCGTCATCGACACCCAGGTGCATTTCCGCGAGCCCGGCCTCGACCATAAGGAAGATTTGGAAAGCGGCTCGCGCGCGGCGGTCATGGGCGGGGTCACCGCCGTGTTCGAGATGCCGAACACCAATCCCCAGACCACCAGCGCCGCAGCGCTGGAAGACAAGCTGAAGCGCGCCAATGGCCGCATGCATTGCGACTTCGCCTTCTATGTGGGCGGCACCCACGAGAATGTGGCTGACCTGCCGGAGCTGGAGCGCCTGCCGGGTGCGGCCGGCATCAAGGTCTTCATCGGCTCGTCCACGGGCTCGCTGCTGGTGGCGGATGATCCCGGCGTGAAGGCCATCCTGAAGGTGATCCGCCGCCGCGCCGCCTTCCATTGCGAGGACGAGCCGCGCCTCAATGAGCGCAAAAGCCTGCGTGTGCCGGGCGATTCCTCGTCCCATCCGGTGTGGCGCGACGAGGTGGCGGCGCTGACCGCCACGCGGCGCCTGGTGACGCTGGCGCGTGAGGTGGGCGCGCGGGTGCATGTGCTGCATGTGACCACGGCCGAGGAAATGGCCTATCTCGCCGACCACAAGGACGTGGCCTCGGTTGAGGTGACGCCCCATCACCTGACCATGACGGCCCCCGACTGCTACCAGCGCCTCGGCACCCTCGCCCAGATGAATCCGCCGGTGCGCGAGGCGCGCCACAAGGACGGCCTGTGGGCCGGCATCGCTTCGGGCGTGGTGGACGTGCTCGGCTCCGACCACGCGCCCCACACGCTGGAAGAGAAGGCCAAGGACTATCCCAATACGCCGTCGGGCATGACCGGCGTGCAGACCCTGGTTCCCATGATGCTCGACCATGTGGCGGCGGGGCGCCTGTCGCTGGAGCGCTTCGTGGACTTGACCAGCGCCGGTCCGGCGCGGCTGTTCAACATCGCCTGCAAGGGCCGCATCGTGGAAGGCTATGATGCCGACTTCACGGTGGTGGACCTGAAGCGCCGCGTCACCATCACGCGGGACTGGATCGCCTCCAAGTCCCAGTGGTCGCCCTATGAGGGCGTGGAAGTGACGGGCTGGCCGGTGGGCACCTTCGTGCGCGGCCGAAAGGTCATGTGGGAAGGGGAACTGACCGGTCCCTCGGGCGGGTCGGCCGTGCGCTTCCTGGAGACCCTGCAGGGCGCCTGA
- the ygfZ gene encoding CAF17-like 4Fe-4S cluster assembly/insertion protein YgfZ, whose amino-acid sequence MPNAISPAFPFARLDDRALVRISGPEARHFLHNVVTCNVESLQPGGARFGALLTPQGKIISDFLIYAPKDAPDTFLLDAPKALVGDLIKRLSMYRLRAKVEITPDEAHAVAARWGAFQLPEGAQVFPDPRLQALGERVVLPAVDAPAGDPAGYEAHRIGLGIPKGGADFAYGDAFPHETDMDQLGGVDFKKGCYVGQEVVSRMQHRGTARTRAVIAVFDAAPEEGSEIQAGEKSVGRIGSSARGQGIALVRLDRAADALAAGLPLVSAGVRVKLKKPGWAGFEMAGADGEV is encoded by the coding sequence ATGCCCAACGCCATTTCCCCGGCTTTCCCCTTCGCCCGCCTCGATGACCGCGCCTTGGTGCGCATCAGCGGACCCGAGGCCCGCCACTTCCTGCACAATGTGGTGACCTGCAATGTGGAGAGCCTTCAGCCGGGCGGCGCCCGCTTCGGGGCGCTCCTCACCCCGCAGGGCAAGATCATCTCCGACTTCCTGATCTACGCCCCGAAGGACGCGCCCGATACCTTCCTCTTGGACGCCCCGAAGGCCCTTGTGGGCGACCTCATCAAGCGCCTGTCCATGTATCGCCTGCGCGCCAAGGTGGAGATCACGCCGGACGAGGCCCATGCGGTGGCGGCCCGCTGGGGCGCCTTCCAATTGCCGGAGGGCGCGCAGGTCTTCCCCGATCCGCGTCTTCAGGCGCTGGGCGAGCGGGTGGTTCTGCCGGCGGTGGATGCCCCGGCGGGCGATCCGGCGGGCTATGAGGCCCACCGCATCGGCCTCGGCATCCCCAAGGGGGGCGCCGACTTCGCCTATGGCGATGCCTTCCCCCATGAGACCGACATGGACCAATTGGGCGGCGTCGACTTCAAGAAGGGCTGCTATGTGGGCCAGGAGGTGGTGAGCCGCATGCAGCATCGCGGCACCGCCCGCACCCGCGCCGTCATCGCTGTGTTCGACGCCGCGCCGGAAGAGGGCTCGGAAATCCAGGCGGGCGAAAAGAGCGTGGGACGCATCGGCTCCTCGGCGCGTGGCCAGGGCATCGCCTTGGTGCGGCTCGACCGGGCGGCGGATGCGCTGGCCGCCGGCCTGCCTCTGGTCTCGGCCGGCGTCCGGGTCAAGCTGAAGAAGCCCGGCTGGGCCGGCTTCGAGATGGCCGGGGCGGACGGCGAGGTCTGA
- a CDS encoding hydroxyacid dehydrogenase yields MSFTVVSLGGPVTAAGEEMLRAAGITSLSAGPYPAKSEVIDLLASRQADALIVRLVERIDTDILKASPRLKLVHKHGAGTNDIDVAAAKALGIPVLAAVGANAPSVAEHALAMMFALIKDMRRQDAFVRGGGWAAKAYQGHELRGRRLGLVGFGLIARHLARMAGAIGMRVEAYDPFAPDAAFADGVTRATDLDAMLAAADVVSLHCPLTPETRDLINARTLSLMKPTAFLINTARGEVVDEGALVEALRAGRIAGAGLDTFAPEPPAADNPLWQLENVVVSPHIGGVTEEARGEVSLITCGNVIAFLKGETVPQHFFVRG; encoded by the coding sequence ATGAGCTTCACCGTCGTCAGCCTGGGCGGCCCCGTGACCGCCGCCGGGGAGGAAATGCTCCGCGCGGCGGGGATCACCTCCCTGTCCGCCGGCCCCTATCCCGCCAAGAGCGAGGTGATCGACCTTCTCGCCAGCCGGCAGGCGGATGCGCTCATCGTCCGTCTCGTGGAGCGGATCGATACGGACATCCTGAAGGCCTCGCCCCGCCTCAAGCTGGTGCACAAGCACGGCGCCGGCACCAATGACATCGACGTGGCGGCGGCCAAGGCGCTGGGCATTCCCGTGCTGGCGGCGGTGGGCGCCAATGCTCCTTCGGTGGCCGAGCATGCGCTGGCCATGATGTTTGCCCTCATCAAGGACATGCGCCGGCAGGATGCCTTCGTGCGCGGCGGCGGCTGGGCGGCCAAGGCCTATCAGGGCCACGAACTGCGCGGCCGCAGGCTGGGCCTCGTGGGCTTCGGCCTCATCGCCCGGCACCTGGCCCGCATGGCCGGAGCTATCGGCATGCGCGTTGAGGCCTATGATCCGTTCGCGCCCGATGCCGCCTTCGCGGATGGCGTCACCCGCGCCACCGACCTGGACGCGATGCTCGCCGCCGCCGACGTGGTGAGCCTGCATTGCCCGCTCACGCCGGAGACGCGGGACCTCATCAATGCCCGCACGCTCTCTTTGATGAAGCCCACCGCCTTCCTCATCAACACCGCGCGCGGCGAGGTGGTGGACGAGGGCGCGCTGGTGGAGGCGCTGCGCGCGGGGCGCATCGCCGGCGCCGGCCTCGACACCTTCGCGCCGGAGCCGCCTGCCGCCGACAACCCATTGTGGCAGCTGGAAAATGTGGTGGTTTCACCGCATATTGGCGGGGTTACGGAAGAGGCGCGGGGCGAGGTGTCCCTTATCACCTGCGGCAATGTGATTGCCTTTCTGAAGGGCGAAACGGTGCCGCAGCATTTCTTCGTGCGGGGGTAG
- a CDS encoding dihydrodipicolinate synthase family protein, whose protein sequence is MTKIKGTFVAIVTPFDATETVDRAALRRQVERQIGAGNGIFCAGTNGEFYALSFEEKIEVARICVDAAAGRQPVLAHIGEISTHQTIALGKQIEKLGVKAVSAITPSFIACSQAELVDHYRKVADALSLPVYLYNIPARTGNTIAPETASILADHPNIIGIKDSAGSQESLDGFLAIARERDDFDVLVGPDSLILHGLKNGAAGNISGLGNVAPVTLNAISAAFDKGDLAAAEAAQTRFSTLRKELYAHGFPPALVKRALRHAIPEVGASRAPVLISAEADAEIAALSARYAEAVA, encoded by the coding sequence ATGACCAAGATCAAGGGCACCTTCGTTGCCATCGTCACGCCCTTCGACGCGACGGAGACGGTCGATCGCGCGGCGCTGCGCCGCCAGGTGGAACGGCAGATCGGCGCCGGCAACGGCATCTTCTGCGCCGGCACCAATGGCGAATTCTACGCCTTGTCGTTCGAAGAGAAGATCGAGGTGGCCCGCATCTGCGTGGATGCGGCGGCGGGGCGCCAGCCGGTGCTCGCCCATATCGGGGAAATCTCCACCCACCAGACCATCGCGCTGGGCAAGCAGATCGAGAAGCTCGGCGTGAAGGCGGTCTCGGCCATCACCCCGTCCTTCATCGCCTGCTCGCAGGCCGAACTGGTGGACCATTATCGCAAGGTGGCGGACGCGCTCTCCCTGCCGGTCTATCTCTACAATATCCCCGCCCGCACCGGGAACACCATCGCACCCGAGACGGCGAGCATCCTGGCGGATCATCCCAACATCATCGGCATCAAGGACAGTGCCGGCTCGCAGGAGAGCCTGGACGGCTTCCTCGCCATCGCCCGCGAACGGGACGATTTCGACGTGCTGGTGGGCCCGGATTCGCTGATCCTGCACGGCCTGAAGAATGGCGCCGCCGGCAACATTTCCGGGCTCGGCAATGTGGCCCCCGTCACGCTGAACGCCATCAGCGCGGCCTTCGACAAGGGCGACTTGGCCGCCGCCGAAGCGGCGCAGACCCGCTTCAGCACGCTGCGCAAGGAGCTCTATGCCCACGGCTTCCCGCCCGCTTTGGTCAAGCGCGCCTTGCGCCATGCCATCCCGGAAGTGGGCGCCAGCCGCGCGCCGGTGCTCATCTCCGCCGAGGCGGATGCTGAGATCGCGGCGCTCTCCGCGCGCTATGCCGAAGCCGTGGCGTGA
- a CDS encoding iron-containing alcohol dehydrogenase, translating into MTAGLSAPIELARPPRILFGSGTVASVPRWIAEKGFSRILVVADAFNAARIHLLGLQGEVTVFGEVKPEPDVPNLEALLARAGAARPDVVIGFGGGSAMDLAKLAAVLPGSGQSLAEVVGPEKVNAKGAALIQVPTTAGTGSEAGTRALVTDPVTQNKLAVQSLHMQADLAVVDPDLTLSVPPAVTAATGVDALAHCVEAFTSRKAHPTIDLYALEGARLVGQHLAAAIRDGSNTEARAGLALASLYGGFCLGPVNTTAGHAVAYPLGTRHHIAHGAANALIFPHVLAFNAPAVPEKTALVLEALGLKPSADPAVVLDAAYGWCAGLGCQMRLSAYGVPREDLPVMATEAHAIRRLLDNNPRDISRDEILALYEAAY; encoded by the coding sequence ATGACCGCAGGTCTCTCCGCGCCCATCGAACTGGCGCGCCCGCCCCGCATCCTGTTCGGCTCCGGGACGGTGGCGTCCGTGCCGCGCTGGATCGCGGAAAAGGGCTTTTCCCGCATCCTGGTGGTGGCCGACGCCTTCAATGCCGCCCGCATCCATCTTCTCGGCCTTCAGGGCGAGGTCACCGTCTTCGGCGAGGTGAAGCCTGAGCCGGATGTGCCGAACCTGGAGGCTCTGCTCGCCCGTGCCGGCGCGGCGCGGCCGGACGTGGTGATCGGCTTTGGCGGCGGCAGCGCCATGGATCTGGCCAAGCTCGCCGCCGTGCTGCCCGGCTCCGGGCAGTCGCTGGCTGAGGTGGTGGGGCCGGAAAAGGTGAATGCCAAGGGCGCCGCCCTCATCCAGGTGCCCACCACGGCGGGCACCGGGAGCGAGGCGGGCACGCGCGCCCTCGTCACCGATCCCGTCACCCAGAACAAGCTCGCGGTCCAGAGCCTGCACATGCAGGCGGACCTTGCGGTGGTGGATCCCGACCTCACTCTGTCCGTGCCCCCGGCGGTGACGGCGGCCACCGGCGTCGATGCCCTCGCCCATTGCGTGGAGGCCTTCACCAGCCGCAAGGCCCATCCCACCATCGACCTTTATGCGCTGGAAGGCGCGCGGCTGGTGGGCCAGCACCTGGCGGCCGCCATCCGCGATGGCTCGAATACCGAGGCGCGCGCGGGCCTCGCGCTCGCTTCGCTCTATGGCGGCTTCTGCCTCGGCCCGGTGAACACCACGGCGGGCCATGCGGTGGCCTATCCGCTGGGCACCCGCCACCACATCGCCCATGGCGCGGCCAATGCGCTCATCTTCCCCCATGTGCTGGCCTTCAACGCCCCCGCCGTGCCGGAGAAGACCGCCCTCGTGCTTGAAGCGCTGGGCCTGAAGCCCTCCGCCGATCCGGCCGTGGTGCTGGACGCCGCCTATGGCTGGTGCGCCGGCCTTGGCTGCCAGATGCGCCTGTCCGCCTATGGCGTGCCGCGGGAGGACCTGCCCGTCATGGCCACCGAGGCCCACGCCATCCGGCGCCTGCTCGACAACAATCCGCGCGACATCAGCCGCGACGAAATTCTCGCGCTTTACGAGGCCGCCTACTGA